In Alphaproteobacteria bacterium, the following proteins share a genomic window:
- a CDS encoding SDR family oxidoreductase, with protein MRLADKVAIVTGGAHGMGKSTCEIFAREGAKVVIADVDDQAGQELAQQLTSQNLTALFHHLDVTSEADWAATVKAAVDAYGKLDLLVNNAGISGSAAEDLDDTEMWNRLMTINSTGPFFGIKYCAPEMKKQGGGAIVNISSISGLVGQGFIHPGYNASKGAVRLLTKQAASRFGPDNIRVNSVHPGLMPPMRTSGKTADPVTRAKMLKRVPLGRNGEVWEVANATLFLCSDEASYITGAELVVDGGHCAV; from the coding sequence ATGCGTCTCGCCGACAAAGTCGCCATCGTCACCGGCGGCGCCCATGGCATGGGCAAATCCACCTGCGAAATCTTCGCCCGCGAGGGCGCCAAGGTCGTCATCGCCGATGTCGACGACCAGGCGGGCCAGGAGCTGGCGCAGCAGCTGACCAGCCAGAACCTGACCGCCCTGTTCCATCATCTGGACGTCACCAGCGAGGCCGACTGGGCCGCCACCGTCAAGGCGGCGGTCGATGCCTATGGCAAACTCGACCTGCTGGTGAACAATGCCGGCATTTCCGGCAGCGCGGCCGAGGACCTGGACGACACCGAAATGTGGAACCGGTTGATGACCATCAACTCCACCGGCCCGTTCTTCGGCATCAAATACTGCGCGCCGGAGATGAAAAAGCAGGGCGGCGGCGCGATCGTGAACATCTCGTCCATCAGCGGTCTTGTCGGCCAGGGCTTCATTCATCCGGGCTATAACGCATCCAAGGGCGCGGTGCGCCTGCTGACCAAGCAAGCGGCCTCGCGCTTCGGGCCGGACAATATCCGCGTCAACAGCGTCCATCCGGGCCTGATGCCGCCCATGCGCACCAGCGGCAAGACCGCCGACCCGGTGACCCGCGCCAAAATGCTGAAGCGCGTGCCGCTCGGCCGCAATGGCGAGGTGTGGGAGGTGGCGAACGCCACCCTGTTCCTCTGCTCCGACGAGGCCAGCTACATCACCGGCGCCGAACTGGTGGTGGATGGCGGCCACTGCGCCGTGTAG
- a CDS encoding PaaI family thioesterase, whose product MPTRTIRYTDPETLAEAARDLPYLELLHRMKAGTLPRSTMMESLDLWMEEAEAGRVVFAGTPHIAFSNPLGTLHGGWYASLLDSVLGSAIQSTLPAGKGQTTLEFKINMVRAARLDGRPVRCEARARHVGRRTGTAEGEIVDADGKLLAHGSTTCLILDF is encoded by the coding sequence ATGCCCACCCGCACCATCCGCTACACCGACCCGGAAACGCTGGCAGAGGCCGCCCGCGACCTGCCCTATCTGGAGCTGCTGCACCGCATGAAGGCCGGCACGCTGCCGCGCTCGACCATGATGGAGTCGCTCGACCTCTGGATGGAGGAGGCGGAGGCCGGGCGCGTCGTCTTCGCCGGCACGCCGCACATCGCCTTTTCCAACCCGCTCGGCACGCTGCACGGCGGCTGGTATGCGAGCCTGCTCGACTCGGTGCTGGGCAGCGCGATCCAGTCGACCCTGCCGGCGGGCAAGGGCCAGACCACGCTCGAATTCAAGATCAACATGGTCCGCGCGGCCCGGCTCGACGGCCGCCCGGTGCGCTGCGAGGCCCGCGCCCGCCATGTCGGCCGGCGCACCGGCACGGCCGAAGGCGAGATCGTCGACGCCGACGGCAAGCTGCTGGCCCATGGCAGCACCACCTGCCTGATCCTGGACTTTTGA
- a CDS encoding ABC transporter ATP-binding protein — MIATESLTKVFGAKTVVDSVSLTVRRGEVLGFLGPNGAGKSTTMKMVTGFLRPTAGRAAICGQDVLDHPIAAKRHLGYLPEGAPLYPDMTPRGFLNFVAAARGLRGADRRGRVDRAIAMTQLESVLAQPIDTLSKGFKRRVGLAQALLHDPDVLILDEPTDGLDPNQKHEVRKLIHEISPTKAIVISTHILEEVEAVCSRAVVIAQGKVIADDTPAGLVARSPRHGAVSLTLPAGQTEAIKTALSHIPGIGAVEQGKRNGAGVSLTVFPAPGTDIATAIAERAAAEHWPISNLQTERGNLDEVFRRLTQPQAREAA, encoded by the coding sequence ATGATTGCCACCGAAAGCCTGACCAAGGTGTTCGGGGCCAAGACGGTCGTTGACTCGGTCAGCCTCACCGTCCGCCGGGGCGAGGTTCTCGGCTTCCTTGGCCCGAACGGCGCCGGCAAATCCACCACGATGAAAATGGTCACCGGCTTCCTGCGCCCGACCGCTGGCCGGGCCGCGATCTGCGGCCAGGACGTGCTCGACCATCCCATCGCCGCCAAGCGGCATCTGGGCTATCTGCCCGAGGGCGCCCCGCTCTATCCGGACATGACGCCCCGCGGCTTCCTGAACTTCGTCGCGGCCGCCCGCGGCCTGCGTGGCGCCGACAGGCGCGGACGGGTGGACCGGGCCATCGCCATGACCCAGCTCGAAAGCGTGCTGGCGCAGCCGATCGACACCCTCTCCAAGGGCTTCAAGCGCAGGGTCGGCCTGGCCCAGGCGCTGTTGCACGACCCCGACGTGCTGATCCTGGACGAGCCCACCGACGGCCTGGACCCGAACCAAAAGCACGAGGTGCGCAAGCTGATCCACGAAATCTCGCCGACCAAGGCCATCGTCATCTCCACCCACATCCTGGAGGAGGTGGAGGCGGTGTGCTCGCGCGCCGTGGTCATCGCCCAGGGCAAGGTGATCGCCGACGACACGCCGGCGGGCTTGGTCGCCCGCTCGCCCCGCCACGGCGCCGTCAGCCTGACGCTGCCGGCCGGCCAGACCGAGGCGATCAAGACCGCGCTCAGCCACATTCCCGGCATCGGCGCGGTCGAGCAGGGCAAGCGCAACGGCGCGGGCGTGTCGCTCACCGTCTTCCCCGCCCCCGGCACCGACATCGCCACGGCCATCGCCGAGCGGGCCGCGGCCGAGCACTGGCCGATCAGCAATCTGCAAACCGAACGCGGCAATCTGGATGAAGTCTTCCGCCGCCTGACCCAGCCGCAAGCGCGGGAGGCCGCCTGA
- a CDS encoding ABC transporter permease subunit: MGPIATVFRREFAGYFATPVAFIFIIIFLALAGSFTFYLGYFIERGNADLQTFFLFHPWLYLLLIPAVSMRLWAEERKQGTIELFLTLPISITQAVVGKFLAAWAFVGLALALTFPMWITVNVLGEPDNGVIAAGYLGSLLMAGSYLAIGSCLSAVTKNQVIAFVLTITVSFLFTAGGSGVVVGLVQGWAPQAVVSAVQSLSFLNHFQNIAKGVIDLRDAVFFVALIAAWLAANVLVVDLKKAD, translated from the coding sequence ATGGGCCCGATCGCCACCGTGTTCCGGCGCGAATTCGCCGGCTATTTCGCCACCCCCGTCGCCTTCATCTTCATCATCATCTTTCTGGCGCTGGCGGGGTCGTTCACCTTCTATCTCGGCTATTTCATCGAGCGCGGCAACGCCGACCTCCAGACCTTTTTCCTGTTCCACCCCTGGCTCTACCTGCTGCTGATCCCGGCGGTTTCCATGCGGCTCTGGGCCGAGGAGCGCAAGCAGGGCACGATCGAGCTGTTCCTGACCCTGCCGATCAGCATCACCCAGGCGGTGGTGGGCAAATTCCTGGCCGCCTGGGCCTTTGTCGGCCTGGCGCTGGCGCTGACCTTCCCGATGTGGATCACCGTCAACGTGCTGGGCGAGCCCGACAACGGCGTCATCGCCGCCGGTTATCTGGGCTCGCTGCTGATGGCCGGCTCCTATCTCGCCATCGGCTCGTGCCTGTCGGCCGTGACCAAGAACCAGGTGATCGCCTTCGTGCTCACCATCACGGTCAGCTTCCTGTTCACCGCCGGCGGCTCCGGCGTCGTCGTCGGCCTGGTCCAGGGCTGGGCGCCGCAGGCCGTCGTCAGCGCGGTGCAGAGCCTCAGCTTCCTGAACCATTTCCAGAACATCGCCAAGGGCGTGATCGACCTGCGCGACGCCGTGTTCTTCGTGGCCCTGATCGCCGCGTGGCTCGCCGCCAACGTCCTCGTCGTCGACCTGAAGAAAGCGGACTGA
- a CDS encoding Gldg family protein, giving the protein MADPAQNPVRQRNLLSVLGLIVIAALFVAVVVLSNQLFRSSQVDLTEDGLYTLSKGTKEVLQGIDEPITLRFYYSSRIAEELPDIGVYAQRVRDMLEEYARIAGGKVRLEIHDPQPFTDEEDLAVAVGLQGVPIDQGGDLVYFGLAGTNSTDQQQIIPFFDQKREAFLEYDLTRLVYNLAHPKKPVAAVISGLPVSGSPYAKSVPGAPDDSWAVWGQLKELFDVRELPMTNAVIPDDANLLLLIHPDKIDDRTRYAIDQFALKGGRVVVLIDPHSEVQASDPQMRRGPSPNIVAASNLPKLLKAWGLEMPPGDVIGDAKLARRVQVPTQGPVKTRVAAIDYPLWLALGPEEMSQQDLVTSQLSLLNLASPGHLDPEKGATTTFTPLLWTSAEGGKGDLSLAQQGSTQILEQTNTFKPDGKYTLAARIRGPVKSAFPDGPPKPPMIDQLEKAIANAKEGEDTAKKKAELDAETKKWDAAKAAHIAESKAPLNAIVVADVDFLADGLWVRVQDFFGKKIAAPYADNGNLLVNATENLSGSDALISLRSRGVFQRPFTYIQAIQRKAEQDFRQKEQELVRELNQAEASLKKLQTQVKGDSGVVLSQQQKDEIARFREKAVGLRRELRDVQYKLRKDVEQVTDWVKLINIAAVPVLVAVFALVLALVRRNMRRHANRAA; this is encoded by the coding sequence ATGGCAGACCCCGCCCAAAACCCCGTCCGCCAGCGCAACCTGCTGTCGGTGCTGGGACTGATCGTCATCGCGGCGCTGTTCGTCGCCGTCGTGGTGCTCTCGAACCAGCTTTTCCGCTCCTCCCAGGTCGACCTGACCGAGGACGGGCTCTACACCCTCTCCAAGGGCACCAAGGAGGTGCTGCAAGGGATCGACGAGCCGATCACGCTGCGCTTCTACTATTCCAGCCGCATCGCCGAGGAATTGCCGGATATCGGCGTCTATGCCCAGCGCGTGCGCGACATGCTGGAGGAATACGCCCGCATCGCCGGCGGCAAGGTCCGGCTGGAAATCCACGATCCCCAGCCCTTCACCGACGAGGAAGACCTGGCCGTCGCCGTCGGCCTGCAAGGCGTGCCGATCGACCAGGGCGGCGACCTGGTCTATTTCGGCCTCGCCGGCACCAATTCCACCGACCAGCAGCAGATCATTCCCTTCTTCGACCAGAAGCGCGAGGCCTTCCTCGAATACGATCTGACCCGGCTGGTCTACAATCTCGCCCACCCGAAAAAGCCGGTGGCCGCCGTCATCAGCGGCCTGCCCGTCTCCGGCTCGCCCTACGCGAAATCCGTGCCCGGCGCGCCGGACGATTCCTGGGCGGTCTGGGGCCAGTTGAAGGAGCTGTTCGACGTCCGCGAACTGCCGATGACCAACGCGGTCATCCCGGACGACGCCAACCTGCTGCTGCTGATCCACCCGGACAAGATCGACGACCGCACCCGCTATGCCATCGACCAGTTCGCGCTCAAGGGCGGCCGGGTCGTCGTGCTGATCGACCCGCATTCGGAGGTGCAGGCCAGCGACCCGCAAATGCGCCGCGGGCCGTCGCCCAACATCGTCGCCGCCTCCAACCTGCCGAAGCTGCTGAAGGCCTGGGGTCTGGAAATGCCGCCGGGCGACGTGATCGGCGACGCCAAGCTCGCCCGCCGAGTCCAGGTGCCGACCCAGGGGCCGGTCAAGACCCGGGTCGCCGCCATCGACTACCCGCTCTGGCTCGCCCTCGGGCCGGAGGAAATGAGCCAGCAGGACCTGGTCACCAGCCAGCTTTCGCTGCTGAACCTGGCCTCGCCCGGCCATCTCGACCCGGAAAAGGGCGCCACCACCACCTTCACGCCGCTGCTCTGGACCTCCGCCGAGGGCGGCAAGGGCGATCTCTCCCTGGCGCAGCAGGGCTCGACCCAGATCCTGGAGCAGACCAACACGTTCAAGCCGGACGGCAAATACACCCTCGCCGCGCGCATTCGCGGCCCGGTCAAGTCCGCCTTCCCGGACGGCCCGCCCAAGCCGCCGATGATCGACCAGCTGGAAAAGGCGATCGCCAACGCCAAGGAAGGCGAGGACACGGCCAAGAAGAAGGCGGAGCTCGACGCGGAGACAAAGAAGTGGGACGCCGCCAAGGCCGCCCACATCGCCGAATCCAAGGCGCCGCTCAACGCCATCGTCGTCGCCGACGTGGACTTCCTGGCCGACGGGCTCTGGGTGCGGGTGCAGGACTTTTTCGGCAAGAAGATCGCCGCCCCCTATGCCGACAACGGCAATCTGCTGGTGAACGCCACGGAAAACCTGTCCGGTTCGGACGCGCTGATCAGCCTGCGCTCGCGCGGCGTGTTCCAGCGGCCCTTCACCTATATCCAGGCGATCCAGCGCAAGGCCGAGCAGGACTTCCGCCAGAAGGAGCAGGAGTTGGTGCGTGAGCTGAACCAGGCCGAAGCCTCGCTGAAAAAGCTCCAGACCCAGGTCAAGGGCGACAGCGGCGTGGTGCTGAGCCAGCAGCAGAAGGACGAGATCGCCCGCTTCCGCGAAAAGGCGGTCGGCCTGCGCCGCGAGTTGCGCGACGTGCAATACAAGCTGCGCAAGGACGTGGAGCAGGTCACCGACTGGGTGAAGCTGATCAACATCGCCGCCGTCCCGGTGCTGGTCGCTGTGTTCGCGCTGGTCCTGGCCCTGGTCCGCCGCAACATGCGCCGCCACGCCAACCGCGCCGCCTGA
- a CDS encoding DUF4340 domain-containing protein has translation MKPIAFAALAVVTVAVAGGAYYATLERDATIADPWQRQPLYPGLLERVNDATSVRVATQSDGTVTMTKEGDTWTVAEKYGYKADFDKIRDALVELASMETLEPKTQKPENFAALHVQDVTPKDGGNTDSIRFTAKAGDKPLADLLIGLTRPKDMGAGVFVRKHGDTQVWLASGSFQPPRRTLQWLDRDVVNIDSRRILRVTMTHPDGDTFTVERPDLGAENMAYASPVPEGKEPKAPNEMNNMANVTDFLIFEDVRPAQEVTWTADPVVSTYRTYDGLTLTLTAVKQDDHTWVKAAAAASPRVDGLDAFAKAKKGEDSAAGRIADQVKTADAVTAEIAALNKHLAGWAYRLTDYKSGKVTETSANMVKDLGKPH, from the coding sequence ATGAAACCGATCGCCTTCGCCGCCCTCGCCGTGGTCACCGTCGCGGTGGCCGGCGGCGCCTATTACGCCACCCTGGAACGGGACGCGACCATTGCCGACCCATGGCAGCGCCAGCCGCTCTATCCGGGCCTGCTGGAGCGGGTGAACGACGCCACCAGCGTCCGCGTCGCCACCCAGTCGGACGGCACCGTCACCATGACCAAAGAGGGCGATACCTGGACCGTCGCGGAGAAGTATGGCTACAAGGCCGACTTCGACAAAATCCGCGACGCCCTGGTCGAACTCGCCAGCATGGAAACGCTGGAGCCCAAGACGCAGAAGCCCGAGAACTTCGCCGCGCTGCACGTGCAGGACGTGACGCCCAAGGACGGCGGCAACACCGATTCGATCCGCTTCACCGCCAAGGCCGGGGACAAGCCGCTGGCCGACCTGCTGATCGGCCTGACCCGGCCCAAGGACATGGGCGCCGGCGTGTTCGTGCGCAAGCATGGCGACACCCAGGTCTGGCTCGCCTCGGGCTCGTTCCAGCCGCCGCGGCGCACGCTGCAATGGCTCGACCGCGACGTGGTCAACATCGATTCGCGCCGCATCCTGCGCGTGACCATGACCCATCCGGACGGCGACACCTTCACGGTCGAGCGGCCGGACCTGGGCGCGGAGAACATGGCCTACGCCTCGCCGGTGCCGGAGGGCAAGGAACCCAAGGCGCCGAACGAGATGAACAACATGGCGAACGTCACCGACTTCCTGATTTTCGAGGATGTCCGCCCCGCCCAAGAGGTCACCTGGACCGCCGATCCGGTCGTCAGCACCTACCGCACCTATGACGGCCTGACCCTGACCCTGACCGCGGTGAAGCAGGACGACCACACCTGGGTCAAGGCCGCCGCCGCCGCCAGCCCGCGGGTCGACGGCCTCGACGCGTTCGCGAAGGCAAAGAAGGGCGAGGATTCCGCCGCCGGCCGCATCGCCGACCAGGTGAAGACAGCCGACGCGGTCACCGCCGAGATCGCCGCCCTGAACAAGCACCTCGCCGGCTGGGCCTACCGCCTGACCGACTACAAGTCCGGCAAGGTCACCGAGACCAGCGCCAACATGGTGAAAGACCTCGGCAAGCCCCACTGA